The following are encoded together in the Malaya genurostris strain Urasoe2022 chromosome 3, Malgen_1.1, whole genome shotgun sequence genome:
- the LOC131439178 gene encoding uncharacterized protein LOC131439178 yields MNGVKLQTAHHKTEVLLVSNCKSIQRIEIDVGGHASSEAPRSDDRQPVVPCRLWLREVREGDKCNNEDHAKMSVARKAAQDVSLKTKRNLEKLNRAFRLIVIRVTRAYRTISSEAASVIAGMIPIYITLAEDIECYQRRTTRNERTMVRIDSMAKWQQEWDGTEKGRWAHRFIPH; encoded by the exons ATGAACGGAGTCAAGCTACAAACAGCTCACCACAAAACGGAAGTGTTGTTGGTGAGCAACTGCAAGTCTATCCAGCGTATCGAGATAGATGTAGGGGGACATGCGAGCTCTGAAGCTCCTCGGAGTGATGATCGACAACCGGTTGTGCCATGTCGACTATGGCTGCGAGAAGTCCGCGAAGGCGATAAATGCAATAACGAGGATCATGCCAAAATGTCGGTGGCCCGAAAAGCAGCACAAGACGTCT cattgaaaacgaAGAGGAACCTTGAAAAGCTGAACAGAGCATTCCGGCTTATCGTCATACGAGTCACGAGAGCCTACAGGACAATATCGTCCGAAGCAGCAAGCGTTATCGCCGGGATGATCCCAATCTACATCACCCTGGCAGAGGATATCGAGTGTTATCAGCGTAGAACCACCAGAAACGAGCGAACGATGgttcgaatcgattcgatggcgaAGTGGCAGCAGGAGTGGGATGGTACGGAGAAAGGTAGATGGGCTCACCGGTTCATTCCACATTAG
- the LOC131437932 gene encoding protein charybde-like isoform X2 — protein MCYNFRTPLMPIAANSNKISNQRHQSQHQQQQAGSQRNHHHHHHHHHHYQSSQENHQQLEPATIALTASPHEDALQALAARLETELRTAKRRHLACTEVLLPADLLHRIASQMFELSEKEPCGIRGCTVYIEFEDEPDNSRRIAAMKTDPTTVSTFELYLTLRQDRSGWTSILPQFLKNLARGSTIMINPEFALVKNKLYHAYSD, from the exons ATGTGTTACA ATTTTCGAACACCGTTGATGCCGATTGCGGCTAATAGTAATAAAATCTCCAATCAACGTCATCAGTCACAGCATCAACAACAGCAAGCAGGCAGTCAGCGcaatcatcatcaccatcaccaccatcatcatcactACCAGTCGTCGCAGGAGAATCATCAACAGCTGGAACCGGCGACGATAGCCCTTACAGCGTCGCCTCACGAAGATGCCCTGCAAGCACTGGCCGCCCGGCTTGAAACGGAACTGCGAACGGCCAAACGGCGGCATTTAGCTTGTACCGAAGTATTACTCCCGGCTGACCTGCTACACCGGATAGCATCTCAGATGTTTGAACTGTCTGAAAAAGAACCGTGTGGCATTCGTGGCTGTACTGTTTACATCGAGTTCGAGGACGAACCGGATAATAGCAG acgGATCGCCGCTATGAAAACCGATCCCACGACAGTATCCACCTTTGAGCTCTACCTCACGCTTCGACAAGATAGGAGCGGATGGACTTCAATACTGCCACAGTTTCTCAA AAACCTGGCCCGTGGCAGCACAATCATGATCAATCCGGAGTTCGCGTTGGTCAAGAACAAACTTTATCACGCGTACTCCGATTAA
- the LOC131437932 gene encoding protein charybde-like isoform X1: protein MSANFAAIDDLVEEFLKMELISVPPYPGQLGYLGSNKVNDFRTPLMPIAANSNKISNQRHQSQHQQQQAGSQRNHHHHHHHHHHYQSSQENHQQLEPATIALTASPHEDALQALAARLETELRTAKRRHLACTEVLLPADLLHRIASQMFELSEKEPCGIRGCTVYIEFEDEPDNSRRIAAMKTDPTTVSTFELYLTLRQDRSGWTSILPQFLKNLARGSTIMINPEFALVKNKLYHAYSD from the exons ATGAgtgcgaattttgctgccatcgACGATTTGGTTGAAGAGTTTCTGAAAATGGAACTCATTTCCGTTCCTCCGTATCCAGGCCAATTGGGTTATCTAGGATCAAACAAAGTCAACG ATTTTCGAACACCGTTGATGCCGATTGCGGCTAATAGTAATAAAATCTCCAATCAACGTCATCAGTCACAGCATCAACAACAGCAAGCAGGCAGTCAGCGcaatcatcatcaccatcaccaccatcatcatcactACCAGTCGTCGCAGGAGAATCATCAACAGCTGGAACCGGCGACGATAGCCCTTACAGCGTCGCCTCACGAAGATGCCCTGCAAGCACTGGCCGCCCGGCTTGAAACGGAACTGCGAACGGCCAAACGGCGGCATTTAGCTTGTACCGAAGTATTACTCCCGGCTGACCTGCTACACCGGATAGCATCTCAGATGTTTGAACTGTCTGAAAAAGAACCGTGTGGCATTCGTGGCTGTACTGTTTACATCGAGTTCGAGGACGAACCGGATAATAGCAG acgGATCGCCGCTATGAAAACCGATCCCACGACAGTATCCACCTTTGAGCTCTACCTCACGCTTCGACAAGATAGGAGCGGATGGACTTCAATACTGCCACAGTTTCTCAA AAACCTGGCCCGTGGCAGCACAATCATGATCAATCCGGAGTTCGCGTTGGTCAAGAACAAACTTTATCACGCGTACTCCGATTAA